Within the Telopea speciosissima isolate NSW1024214 ecotype Mountain lineage chromosome 4, Tspe_v1, whole genome shotgun sequence genome, the region GGAGACATCAGCAACTGATGCTACTGGAGCAGGTGACCTCTTTGCAAGTGGTTTCTTGTATGGGTTGGTGAAAGGGCTGTCTCTTGAAGACTGCTGCAGAGTGGGATCCTGCAGTGGTGGTTCTGTCATCCGTTCACTCGGGGGTGAGGTTACACCCAAGAACTGGCAATGGATGTACAAGAAAATGGAAGTAAAAGGCCTCCCGCTTCCCGATTTCTGCAAGCCCTAAATACAGATCAAAGTGTTTCTGGGTCAATCAGAAGGATAATTGTCTTTCATTGTGAGAGCCTGCTCTTTGGAGAAGGCAGCTATTGGTCTTGTTGACAGCTTAGAGAAAGAGCATCTAGGCTTGAGAGCAGGGTGGAATGAAGGAGTGCTGTGGAGGTGAAAAGATCCTATTCCGGAGCTTTCTGCTTGTAATTTGTGGTTTTTGTTAATCTTAATATTAAATTCTGAGGAAGACTGACACAGCTGCTCGGCTTATGATTTTAATTGGATTTTGTGGTGTGAGTTTACTTGGTTATTTCTAACAGTTGTAAAAGATACAGAATTGGAGAGCCATTGCAATGGTATTCATCCAATTTTATCATTATGAGGCATTTACTTAAAGATATACTTCGGAATGTTTTATTGTTCCGTTCATAACTTCATATTATAGTTATTTCAAGTCTTCAAGGTATGCAGCTTCAATCTATTGATGATGGTTAGGTTTCGGGTTTACTGCTTCAGTTCTCTTCGATTGCTAGCCCTTGATTATATAGATGCTAGCTATTGCACTAGCTAACTGTCGATTAGTTATTCTAGTGGCCATTAGAAACACAGTAGCTTCCTCAGATTTTGTTTCAGATCAATATTTCTTCCCCAGTGGTCAAAACCACACTGATACCTGTGTTGGCTTCTAATTCTGCAGGACACTGTTCCTGTGTGATATAAACATAGAACGCAAAAATTACTTCCCAAGGTCCCTCTCAAGACACATAGTACTAGCACCACCTACTAGTCCAATTTTTCCACATTACTGGTCATCTCTTAGAATACTAGGACCCAGTTACTAGCATTCCAAGCAGACATGAGAATCATCTCTTCTGCCTGCCTCGCTGCTTTGCCCGAAACCCATTTCACTCAGGTCGTTGGAGCCCCTTCTGATGAAGCTGGTTTCAGGGGTTAAGCCTATCGGGAATTCAAGGCTTGCATTGTTCCACCAGGTTCGGATAGACCTAGTCATGCACCTTgtaatattaatttttaaatggtaaaaattgaAGTACAGTGCAGGAAAGACAACCCAATAGATATACTAATCTCCTCTCCAAGATGAACCCGGATCCCTTAAATATGATGCATTTCTAACGACTCAGACTCACCGTTGATCTCACTCTAGGTCAAAAAATGCAGTTTTGCTAAGTGCCCATAGAAACTTTGGAACAAGAAAGGAGCCAAGTCCTTTTCCGTAATGACATAGAAACAGAGGATGGGAAGGGACTTGGGTATCCGTGAAGGCTTGTGCCAAGTCCTAGGCTCCCCACCTCTGGAGTCTAGAAGGGGTCTTAATGTAAGCAtcgaccactaggtcacaatttAGCAACCTTACCGTTACGCCAAGGTTTGCCTTAAAACCCACAAATAAATCAACACAATGACAATTGGtgaatccaaattccaaaaaaaagtGCTTAACACTCACTTTCAGATTGTAAATATATGATCAGACTGAGAACGGTCTTCTTCAAGCAGACGAAAGCACTTAGGATTCAAGTAGCAGGCAGGATTAAGATCTTTGTCACCTTACCATATGCCGAGCACGTAACACAAATTCTATACATGTACCTCTACCCCAAAAGCAAAAGCGTCGGCTAAATGAAGCCAGAGTTCCAAACAACCATTGCTTCACAAAAATGTATTTGTCACATCATATGCATGCACTGCTAATGTGTCTATCTGGTCTACTCTACGTACCAAACCGATGAGAAATAGTTACACAACAATAATCTGGAATTAATTGATCAGGGATCGAACCCACAATAGTATAATTTTTTGCCGGGACAGTGTGAAAATGCAAAATAATGTTtcaaaggatgatagcataaaAAATTGACACAAGATAAAGAGCAACGAAATGCAACAACAGAATCGGTAGGACTAGATGTCAATGACATCATCTCATCACCATTGTCTTTGGACTTCCCATTTTAGCGCAGAGGCCACACTGCTACTAAATTGCACCATCAAATATCCATGGGGGCTGCTTCTGGGCTCCGGTCTTCCTGCATAGCTGTGCCCTGGTCAGCTACAGGCTCATCCTCCTTCACTTCAGACGATTCAATCAATTCTTGTATAGTTTTCTGATCCATTATGTGGAAAGGCTCCCCTACTCCAAGCACGGCAATAGTGCAGATAGCGCTGGTAAGCTTCTCACCTTGTAATGTTTCCTTGATTGCAAATAATGCATCCTTGATCAGATCTTCCCGAGACGAGCTCATGAAAGTCTCGAACTTGCGCTCCAAATAAGTCTTTGCAGCTTGAGAGCGGGATCCAATGGCAAAAGCCTGGTATTCAAAGTAGTTCCCACTTGGGCAGTTATAGTATAGGTGAGCACCAGATTCATCCAACCCAGCAACCAGCAAACCCACACCATATGGCCGTTTCCAAGAACGCTGTGTGCAAACCTGCAAACAAGAGAACATTATGCATACCGCACAAGCTTTTTTGGTTAGACAGAAAGAGattgatccccccccccctttttcacATTCAAAAATTCAATGAACCAGAAGTCTTTTCATTAATTTCCTAAGTTTCAGCTCAGTAAACctttaaaaattcaaatctcCAAGAACTCTATGATAGTTAATTGTTCGGGACTTGAAATAAGTCAAATAGGCAATTCTGAATAGGTTGTATATTCCTCGAAAAAAGGTACCCAAACAAGGCATTACCGGAGTAGTCATTATTGATTCCTATTGTaatcaataaataaagggaaagatgagaaatcatgaaaaatgtatttTGGAAACCGAAAGAAGATTAAAAGTCCATAAGAgttatttcataaaaaataaaagtccaTAAGAGTTGTGAAGTATCAAATTCTCCATACAACACACGTACTAATATGTTGTTAGATGAGTCATATACCAATATGTATTATTGGAGCATTGAAGGACAAAAATCTCATGGGTCAGGTGACCACAAATCCATGGCTAATGGCAGTATTCCTTCCATTAAGAGTAACATGTGCAACCTCTTCCAATGGAGGCGTCAATACACTGACCAAGATTCCACTGGCGGTGCAATATTTTGACATAAATATAGCAATTATCTGGAATACTTGCAATAGAATACAATGAACAGCCACATCCAATCTCAactcaaaagaataaaattgaaacaaaatgcTCAGAGAAAAATGGTGAGAAACACTGAATTAATTCCCCATATGTAACAATTAAgtatccccctccccctccccctccccctccccctccctcacACAATCGGATCCGCATGTTGTTGCTGTCACTGCAGTCAGGATTCAACTCCCTCACAACACCATTTCTCTTGACCTAAGGTGACCTGTACATAGTCATCTTCAATCCCCATCATCGCTCAGTCTACTGCAGTCAGGATTCAACTCCCTCACAACCCCACTCATTTCTCTTGACCTCTGGTGACCTGTACATAGTCATCTTCAATCCCCATCATCGCTCAGTCTACTGCAGTCAGGATTCAACTCCCTCATAACCCCACTCATTTCTCTTGACCTCCGGTGACCTGTACATAGTCATCTTCAATCCCCATCATCGTTCAGTCTACTCCTTTGGCCTCCATTGTTCCGAAACTGCTATTGCTGGAATCTTTGTTCCATAGTCTGGAGGAGGTTGAGTTGGAAACCATGGAAAACCCGCCAAGTACTGCTACTTGAAGTCTCCAAAAGGTGGTCGATCAAAAACCACAGGAATCTCTGGGATTTCCTCTTCTTACATGAGCAGTGTTAACTCATCATCCTtcaaaatacccaaaaaagaaagtaacATAAACAGATGATAAGCTTTAAAGACACAAACTCAGAAATCCCTGGACCTGAACAATAGTGGTTTTTAAGATGGCGATCAGAACTTGCAACAGCCAAACTCATAAAGGCACCTGCAGTGTTGGCACGACCGCCACTTGCAACAGCAACCAGAACTTGCAGCAGGAGTAATAAACTCATGGCGGCAATGGGAGTGGCAACCAGCACTTGCAACAGTGATAAAAAACAcccatctttctctttcttaggaGGTGGGCATTCCAGTGTTGGCACTTGCAGTGTTCCACCCAAAGATTGATGTAGACCTAGATTGGTAGgggaccaactaggagccagtaaaccagggtctgttatgaacaggtgaatcagctaggtcaaaatagggcttttggtgaaattagggttagggtttggtttaaGGGATATGTCAAGTCAAGGTAAGCGAGTCtaacagtgaaggtcctgagatgttttgatggatggaagtgtaTAAACCTGAATGTGCagcaaattagggttagggttttgaaaaagaggaaaagatggatttctagggtttggctaGACAAAAGTTAACCAGACTTGAATGGTTCTCTTAGGAGGGTATGAGGGATAATCGGTCAGATCTGTAGACTGTTCTGACGGTTGGTTTGGGTTGggaagaaattagggttttgggttttgatttgagaaggTGGGATGTTAGCGTTTTAATGGGAGATGGTGGCTGGGCTTAGGATCGAGTGCAAGAGGGGTACAGAGGGTAATTCAGCTCcggtttggtaatttttttgATGGGTGGATTGGTctgtgcaggttttagggttttgggaaaacttaaaaaaaaaaaaacaaagggggaatgctagggtttggggctgtagaggattagaagaagaattggggGATGGGGAATGTTTCAGACTTGCTTGTAATGGCAGAATGttattggcagcagcttgtcgatggaggaacttgaataaaaaacgCATCTTTGACTGAAACTAGAAAGTATAACTTGAAGAGAGaacaaggtgtcgattggatcaaacaccaatctcaCCAGCCTTGATCACAAGACCATCTCCAAAGGAGAGAACAAAGTTGCAGAGCAGCTTGagcagaattttctaaaacagTGAGCTAAAGAGGAGCCCCACAGTTAGCTTTATTTATATtggccaaaggcctaaattCCTATGCAGCCTAGGAATAGGAATCCTAAGCTGTGTCTAAATACAAAACATTCCCACTCTAAAATTTGTGGAGAGTTGTGGACCCTAAAATATAACTGAAGTTAAAAATATTATATTCTaaaagaatattctaaaatcacttaaattggaggACAGGTAAGAGGAAGTTACTTTTATACACACTTATCAAATTACTTAAAGAAAAAGTTAACAGATGAAACTACTTTCTTCTTGCCTTGGAACACATGTCGCTTTATTAGCATATGTACAGCTGATTCAGATTCATTATGAAGGGTAGTttcatcattaaaaaaaatggtcaTATGCTCAATGTAACTACCCGTGGTCACACAAAGCATGACCCTTAAAATATCTAAATGAGAGAAGCTTTGTAAATTCTAATACCACAATCTTACAAATaggaaatgaagaaatgaaaatatCATAAAGTGTGGATGGGACCATATTAAGGGAGGCAGTGTTCCTGTTTTTCGACCATACTCTGCTATTATTTTTAGCTGGATAACAAAATCCCTGTCTACATGCTTCCTGTCACTCCTTTTAAGTTTTTGCGAACTTACAAAAGGCTCACTCCTTAGAAACTACATCAACCTGATTGATATCAACTCTTTTAAGCTCATTGTGTGGTACCACTATCATAGAGGCCTTTGATAGGCTTGGGCCAATACTTCCGAGTTCTGACATAGCTTATATCCGTTTTATTTGTCAAAAATGACAGAAGCTAATGTGATACATATTTATACATCAATCCAAGATGTAGATGGGAAAAC harbors:
- the LOC122659658 gene encoding proteasome subunit alpha type-1-B-like yields the protein MFRNQYDTDVTTWSPAGRLFQVEYAMEAVKQGSAAIGLRSKTHVVLASVNKANSELSSHQKKIFKVDDHIGVAIAGLTADGRVLSRYLRSECINYSFAYESPLPVGRLVVQLADKAQVCTQRSWKRPYGVGLLVAGLDESGAHLYYNCPSGNYFEYQAFAIGSRSQAAKTYLERKFETFMSSSREDLIKDALFAIKETLQGEKLTSAICTIAVLGVGEPFHIMDQKTIQELIESSEVKEDEPVADQGTAMQEDRSPEAAPMDI